One Aneurinibacillus migulanus genomic region harbors:
- the mnmA gene encoding tRNA 2-thiouridine(34) synthase MnmA encodes MNKSPENTRVVVGMSGGVDSSVAALLLKQQGYDVIGIFMKNWDDTDEFGHCTAEEDYEDVRRVCGQIGIPYYTVNFEKEYWDRVFTYFLDEYKKGRTPNPDVMCNKEIKFKAFLERALDLGADYLATGHYARVDFHDGEYRLLRGVDPKKDQTYFLNQLGQAQLSRTMFPLGHLPKTEVREIALKAGLATAKKKDSTGICFIGERNFKEFLSSYLPANPGDIRTVDGELKGRHDGLMYYTLGQRQGLGIGGGTGTGEPWFVVDKDVKQNILYVAQGGDHERLYSDRLEATDVHWVSDKEMPDTFRCMAKFRYRQPDQGVTVQMKPGNCCEVVFDEPQRAITPGQAVVFYKDEVCLGGATIDKAIKNSEVKTNV; translated from the coding sequence ATGAACAAATCGCCTGAGAATACAAGGGTGGTAGTCGGAATGTCTGGAGGTGTGGACTCCTCCGTTGCTGCCCTGCTGCTCAAACAGCAAGGATACGATGTAATCGGGATTTTTATGAAAAATTGGGATGATACAGATGAGTTTGGTCATTGTACGGCGGAAGAAGATTATGAAGACGTGCGCCGTGTTTGTGGACAAATCGGTATCCCTTACTATACAGTTAATTTCGAGAAGGAGTATTGGGATCGGGTATTCACCTATTTCCTGGATGAATACAAAAAGGGCCGCACACCGAATCCTGATGTGATGTGCAATAAAGAAATCAAATTCAAAGCATTTTTGGAACGCGCATTGGATTTGGGAGCAGACTATTTAGCGACAGGTCATTACGCGCGAGTCGACTTTCATGACGGAGAATACCGGCTGCTGCGCGGGGTAGATCCGAAAAAAGATCAAACATACTTTTTGAATCAGCTTGGACAGGCCCAATTGTCAAGAACGATGTTCCCACTCGGTCATTTGCCTAAGACAGAAGTGAGGGAAATTGCCCTTAAAGCAGGATTGGCAACGGCCAAGAAGAAAGACAGTACGGGTATTTGCTTTATCGGGGAGCGGAATTTTAAGGAATTCCTCAGCTCGTATCTGCCTGCTAATCCGGGAGATATCCGTACCGTAGACGGCGAGCTGAAGGGCCGTCATGATGGATTGATGTATTATACGCTTGGACAGCGTCAAGGATTGGGCATTGGAGGCGGTACGGGAACAGGTGAGCCATGGTTTGTTGTCGATAAGGATGTTAAACAAAATATCCTTTATGTGGCACAGGGTGGCGACCATGAACGGTTATACAGCGACCGCTTGGAAGCGACGGATGTTCATTGGGTAAGTGACAAGGAGATGCCGGATACGTTCCGCTGCATGGCCAAGTTTCGCTATCGTCAGCCGGATCAAGGCGTGACAGTTCAAATGAAGCCAGGCAACTGTTGTGAAGTTGTATTCGATGAACCGCAACGTGCTATTACACCAGGACAGGCGGTTGTATTCTACAAAGATGAGGTCTGTCTGGGCGGCGCAACGATCGATAAAGCGATAAAAAACAGCGAAGTAAAAAC